A genomic region of Pseudomonas abietaniphila contains the following coding sequences:
- a CDS encoding 4-hydroxythreonine-4-phosphate dehydrogenase PdxA: MNKTRIAMVLGDPAGIGPELIARLLSDEKVRSQAQVVLIADEAEMRRGMDLAGLSFPYRQIDSLETLDFSDDTPLFYNYRGDAVGEFPRSEASAIGGRYCLDTLKIAVELTAAKTTNAVLFGPLNKTSLHMAGMDHNDELHWFAELLGFTGPFCEFNVMDNLWTSRVTSHVALSAVPGMLSQERVVEAIRLIDTALKRNGLKAPRIGVCGLNPHNGDNGSFGREEIDIIGPAVKTAQAQGMKADGPYPGDTIFLKVQGDANAFDAVVTMYHDQGQIAIKLMGFSRGVTVQGGLPIPITTPAHGTAFDIAGQGKANVGAIRQAFEIACRMGQSNV; encoded by the coding sequence ATGAATAAAACCCGAATTGCGATGGTGCTCGGTGACCCGGCAGGCATCGGCCCGGAATTGATCGCACGTCTGCTCAGCGATGAAAAGGTACGCAGTCAGGCGCAGGTGGTCCTGATCGCCGATGAAGCCGAAATGCGTCGGGGCATGGACCTCGCCGGGCTGTCGTTCCCCTACCGGCAGATCGATTCGTTGGAGACGCTGGATTTCAGCGATGACACGCCGTTGTTCTACAACTACCGTGGCGACGCCGTCGGCGAGTTCCCGCGCAGCGAGGCCAGCGCCATCGGCGGTCGTTACTGCCTGGACACGCTGAAAATCGCGGTCGAGCTGACGGCCGCCAAAACCACCAACGCGGTGCTGTTCGGGCCGCTGAACAAAACCTCGCTGCACATGGCGGGCATGGATCACAACGACGAGTTGCACTGGTTTGCCGAGCTGTTGGGCTTCACCGGGCCGTTCTGCGAATTCAACGTGATGGATAACCTGTGGACCTCCCGTGTGACCTCGCACGTGGCCCTGTCGGCGGTGCCGGGCATGTTGAGTCAGGAGCGGGTGGTCGAGGCGATTCGGCTGATCGATACCGCGCTCAAGCGCAACGGTCTGAAAGCGCCGCGCATCGGTGTCTGCGGTTTAAACCCGCACAACGGCGACAACGGTTCGTTCGGACGCGAGGAAATCGACATCATCGGTCCAGCCGTCAAAACCGCGCAGGCGCAGGGCATGAAGGCGGACGGACCGTATCCGGGCGATACGATTTTCTTGAAAGTGCAGGGCGACGCCAACGCGTTCGATGCGGTGGTGACGATGTACCACGACCAGGGTCAGATCGCGATCAAGCTGATGGGCTTTTCGCGCGGGGTGACGGTGCAGGGCGGGTTGCCGATTCCGATCACCACGCCGGCGCACGGCACGGCGTTTGATATTGCGGGACAGGGTAAGGCGAATGTCGGGGCGATTCGCCAGGCCTTCGAAATCGCCTGCCGGATGGGGCAAAGCAACGTTTAA